From the Nitrospira sp. genome, one window contains:
- the folK gene encoding 2-amino-4-hydroxy-6-hydroxymethyldihydropteridine diphosphokinase: MATAFIGFGSNLGNRLDFCDRAITLLGLLPHSRLDAVSSLYETEPIDDGASPGPEWFLNGVAQIETDITPKSLLEVCREIERALGRDQDHRSGPRTLDLDLLLYDDLILTDPHVTIPHPRLHLRRFVLAPLVELAPEKRHPLLGQSLRQLLSQLQDQSIVRRLDPQPNSRYGSRPTCSAPPTGGPQA; encoded by the coding sequence ATGGCCACCGCATTCATCGGCTTCGGTTCCAACCTGGGTAACCGGTTGGATTTCTGCGACCGGGCCATCACCCTGCTCGGACTGTTGCCGCATTCACGGCTCGATGCCGTCTCATCGCTCTATGAGACCGAACCGATCGACGATGGCGCATCCCCAGGGCCGGAATGGTTTTTAAACGGAGTGGCGCAGATCGAGACCGACATTACGCCCAAGAGCCTACTCGAAGTCTGCCGGGAGATCGAGCGGGCGCTTGGGCGCGATCAGGACCATCGAAGCGGACCGCGAACCCTCGACCTCGATCTGCTGTTGTACGACGATCTCATCTTGACCGACCCGCACGTGACCATCCCGCACCCCCGGCTACATCTTCGGCGATTCGTCCTCGCCCCGTTAGTAGAACTGGCTCCCGAGAAAAGGCATCCTCTGCTGGGACAAAGCCTCCGTCAGCTGCTTTCACAACTCCAAGATCAATCGATCGTGCGTCGACTGGACCCGCAGCCGAACTCCCGGTATGGCTCGCGACCGACCTGCAGCGCTCCTCCAACCGGTGGACCGCAGGCATGA
- a CDS encoding PilZ domain-containing protein, translated as MKELHCPACGTPCVRVISGTSLIEKTLNRLSIFQVRCQLCTTRFQARRPGNRVTSQEFDRREYRRLPVNFAATLILDQPAAGGFVTDISMGGCALQAETTLSRGTFVKFVLHAPAGQPDIKVDSAMICSVHPRSVGVKFLEFDPQDKQRMGQLMLELLAHEQAVSRSSSRS; from the coding sequence TGTGGCACGCCCTGTGTCAGGGTGATTTCCGGGACGAGTTTGATCGAGAAGACGTTGAACCGGCTGTCTATTTTCCAGGTCCGGTGCCAGCTCTGCACGACTCGTTTTCAAGCGCGCCGGCCGGGGAACCGAGTGACATCGCAAGAATTTGATCGGCGGGAGTATCGGCGCTTGCCCGTAAATTTTGCGGCCACGCTGATTTTGGATCAGCCGGCAGCCGGCGGCTTCGTCACCGATATTTCAATGGGAGGTTGTGCCCTGCAAGCCGAAACGACTCTGTCACGCGGGACGTTTGTGAAGTTCGTCCTGCATGCCCCGGCGGGGCAGCCGGATATCAAAGTCGATTCCGCCATGATTTGCTCGGTTCACCCCCGGTCGGTCGGCGTGAAGTTTTTGGAGTTCGATCCGCAGGACAAGCAACGCATGGGTCAATTGATGCTGGAACTACTCGCCCACGAGCAAGCCGTTTCTCGCAGCAGCTCCCGCAGCTGA
- a CDS encoding pantoate--beta-alanine ligase — translation MKTIRTTHAIRQWSRSLRREGVTIGFVPTMGALHAGHRSLIRAARLACDAVAVSIFVNPTQFAPTEDLSKYPRQLRLDQALCLAEGVDVVFAPNVRAMYPEGAQTIVTVPALARRWEGEARPHHFQGVATVVTKLLSLVQPDIAWFGQKDYQQTMVVRQLVADLNLPGRIIIHPTVREADGLALSSRNQYLTSSERQAAPVLYRALQAGAAAVRAGERRGAVIQRLMTRTVAQEPLATVEYLAVCHPTTLEPLPNIERRSVLLGVIRIGTVRLLDNVLVTSRPTS, via the coding sequence ATGAAGACGATCCGCACAACCCATGCCATTCGACAGTGGAGCCGCTCCCTGCGTCGCGAAGGGGTGACGATTGGATTCGTCCCGACCATGGGTGCCTTGCATGCCGGGCATCGCAGCTTGATTCGCGCCGCTCGATTGGCTTGCGATGCGGTGGCTGTCAGCATTTTTGTGAATCCGACACAGTTTGCCCCGACGGAAGACCTCTCGAAGTATCCCCGGCAATTGCGGCTCGACCAGGCCCTTTGCCTGGCTGAGGGTGTCGATGTGGTGTTTGCGCCCAACGTCAGGGCGATGTATCCAGAGGGAGCCCAAACCATCGTGACGGTGCCCGCCCTTGCGCGGCGCTGGGAAGGCGAGGCGCGCCCGCACCACTTTCAAGGTGTCGCCACCGTCGTTACGAAGCTGCTGTCTTTGGTGCAGCCGGACATCGCATGGTTTGGACAGAAGGACTACCAGCAAACCATGGTGGTGCGACAACTTGTGGCGGATCTGAACCTTCCCGGTCGCATCATCATCCATCCCACAGTGAGAGAGGCCGATGGATTAGCCCTCAGTTCACGCAATCAGTACCTCACTTCGTCCGAGCGGCAAGCCGCACCGGTGCTCTATCGCGCCCTGCAAGCAGGGGCCGCAGCCGTTCGAGCGGGGGAGCGGCGAGGGGCGGTCATCCAACGACTCATGACCCGCACCGTCGCACAGGAACCCCTGGCCACTGTGGAATACCTCGCCGTCTGCCATCCCACAACGCTCGAACCCTTACCGAACATCGAACGGCGCTCCGTGCTGCTCGGTGTGATCCGTATCGGTACCGTGCGGCTCCTCGACAATGTCCTCGTCACGTCTCGCCCCACATCCTGA